From a single Nothobranchius furzeri strain GRZ-AD chromosome 9, NfurGRZ-RIMD1, whole genome shotgun sequence genomic region:
- the LOC129153202 gene encoding piggyBac transposable element-derived protein 4-like yields MRRRFNVNEALEVFQQLEEEGESASSSSTDDSSCSDEEAEDQAFTPGPDSGEEMEEGSDEEVVAAEERWDHPLWQSKSGIAWSPTPDTRIPFRAPDVRHCGITRLAVSYIQTIEDSFDFFLTTTILDVIIKYTNIEGRRKYDDWTDVDRVELRALFGLLILAGVHRSRGESSASLWGEETGRPIFRATMSLGRFHMLTATLRFDDRLTRAARRLVQQDKLAPLREVWDLWAARLPLAYNPGEDVCVDEQLVGFRGRCNFKQYMPSKPAKYGIKLWVVCDVATSYAWGIIPYLGKTTRDAPAERGQGKRVVLELTEGLSGRTVTTDNFFTSLVLGEELLKKKICLVGTVRRNKPELPPQLLQMKSRAVLSSLFGFTSTATAVSYIPKRRRNVLLLSTKHHQVQIQEGPQQKPTVIIDYNRCKGAVDNLDKLVATYSCRRKTRRWPMSLFCNMLDVSAYNALVLWLSVEPAWNQQKRSIRRRLFLQELGTSMVRPAQARRTRLPRSSSAAALLEVQQQVEPGPAQEQTKKRCHLCRGKRSVHARFCHACGQAVCKEHSTVVCSACSC; encoded by the exons atgagaagaagattcaatgtgaatgaagccctggaggtgtttcagcagcttgaggaagagggagagtcagCCTCATCCTCATCCACGGATGACAGCTCTTGTTCGGATGAAGAGGCTGAAGATCAGGCCTTTACCCCAGGGCCTGATTCAGGGGAAGAAATGGAAGAAGGTTCAGATGAGGAGGTGGttgctgcagaggagagatgggaccatcctttgtggcaatcaaagagcgggatcgcctggtccccgacacccgacaccaggatcccctttcgggctccagacgtccgccattgtgggatcacccgcctcgctgtcagctacatccaaactattgaggacagcttcgatttttttttaactacaacaatcctagatgtaataataaaatacaccaatATAGAGGGAAGAAGAAAATATGACGATTGGACAGACGTTGACCGCGTGGAACTCCGGGCATTGTTTGGGTTGCTCATCCTCGCTGGTGTGCACCGTTCCCGTGGGGAATCATCTGCCAGCCTCTGGGGGGAGGAAACGGGGAGGCCGATATTCAGAGCCACGATGAGTTTGGGAAGGTTCCACATGCTGACTGCAACATTGCGCTTTGATGACCGCTTGACCAGGGCAGCCCGCCGGTTGGTGCAGCAGGACAAGCTCGCTCCCCTGCGGGAAGTGTGGGACCTCTGGGCGGCCCGGCTCCCTCTCGCCTACAACCCCGGTGAAGATGTCTGCGTTGATGAACAGCTCGTCGGATTCAGAGGTCGCTGCAACTTCAAGCAGTACATGCCCTCAAAACCGGCAAAATATGGCATCAAGCTGTGGGTGGTGTGCGATGTGGCCACTTCTTATGCCTGGGGGATTATTCCCTATCTGGGCAAGACGACTCGAGACGCCCCGGCAGAAAGGGGGCAAGGGAAGCGGGTGGTGCTGGAACTCACGGAGGGTCTGAGCGGCCGCACTGTCACCACGGACAATTTTTTCACCTCGCTGGTTCTTGGAGaggagctgctaaaaaaaaaaatctgtcttgtgggaacagttaggcgcaacaagccagagttgcccccacagctgctccagatgaaaaGCAGAGCGGTTCTGTCCTCCCTGTTCGGCTTCACCTCCACCGCCACCGCGGTGAGCTACATTCCAAAGCGCCGGCGGAACGTTCTGCTCCTCAGCACCAAACACCATCAGGTTCAGATCCAGGAGGGACCGCAGCAGAAGCCGACCGTAATCATCGATTACAACCGCTGCAAAGGGGCAGTtgacaacttggacaag ctcgttgcaacatacagctgccgccgcaagaccagacgttggcccatgtcgctcttctgcaacatgttagatgtgagcgcctacaatgccctggtcctgtggctgtctgtggaaccggcctggaaccaacagaagaggagcatccgtcgaaggctgttcttgcaggagcttgggacctccatggtgagaccagcccaggcgaggcgcactcgcttgccgcggtccagcagcgctgcagctctgttggaggtgcagcagcaagtggagccaggtccagcccaggagcagacaaagaaaagatgccacctttgcagagggaagaggagcgtgcatgcacgcttttgccatgcatgtggacaggctgtgtgcaaggagcactcaacagttgtgtgctcagcctgcagctgttag